tcaaatacccccacacttgaatctttgcttgtcctcaagcaaaactctttataatgtggctttattcactcccaaatggaatgggtagaagagaaggtttttgggcttgtcatagagtgtcgggatttccaagattctttattggggttttatttttatttatttacaatcctattcggcatgatttattaagaacattctttaagataaattacttatttgggcataacataccttttttttaaatctcatatatatacaagttcacatacctcacgggagatcactcaacactcggccgaaggtgtatttttagtgaatcactcgagagcggcatgaaacttacttctaccataagcttgccaagcaatcaatcctcctcctttttaactatatgcctttgtaaatatcaagaggactttatgggtttttttggcttgggctaaaggtgggtggttgggttagtggttagtaaaaagggcgaaaggcgtaacaaacgttggtttgaaagactttttatttttcctatttttattttatttcgatgggttgttcaaacaaagatatttgataaactttgtttttTTAGCTTCatcggaatatatatatatatatatatatatatatatatatatatatatatatatatatagggtaatgctagacaaaaaaccctcaaaattttaggaaactctggaaactcaaatctccccccatttttacccaacctcccgacatttttttttttaaaaataacacatgtaatatacatgttttaaagtgttttgggccaaaaaaaaacaaaaaaaagcgccgaagggatgtttttaaaaaaaataaacaaatttcagcaatgtccggttacctaacatgtgttaggcacaaaagacagaaacttgctgatttttttttaaatcattccttcggtgcttttttgatttttttggcccaaaactcttaaaaacatgtatattacatgtgttatttttttcaaaaaaaaaatgtcgggaggttgggttttctagggttttctatatatatagggttttctatatagcccttcctatatatatatatatatatatatatatatatatatatatatatatatatatatataaggaagtcataagagaactgaacgttgttactaaaaaataaaataagaaggtttaggtgggtaaaaagggttgttttgggttaagaaatgaaaaggtttaggctcaaggggttaactagggggattttgggtaggtgataaaaaaaaataataatggtGTATAATggaaaagggttagtcctaatgcctccatcatttacttactcaggtttaagttggtaaggaccgggaatgtattgttgtggcaagttctagagtcgtatgaaccaagcggctattcacacaagaaacgaaaaatgagcatttagtgtaaagatatatatatttgtatgctcgttaaaggctcaaaactcacttttgtgggaaaagggtttttttatgtgatcaagtatatataatcgtattttaactaagtttgtcatgccttttcataattttcttatgttggttctttttatcacgacgctatcggttgtaaatttgtaaaaatataaccttattaagacttgaattcccaacttaaacttagacaagtaaaaaaaatgattagcggttccaatagagttttgtgtaaggcttgttattaggacttgcaaaattcaaggttttagcatcccccccccccccacacacacacttaaattacacattgtcctcaatgtgtcccaaaaataagtttttaggttgattgaatgtgtaaaatggtgttaaaagcataattttatgttactggcagtctggacacagccccgtggggaccgggcacggccccgtgtttaggtgccagtgacaaaatttaagaaaagaaatagaagcctgggcacgggggcgtgttcagtgaacacggccccgtgtctagttacctgaactgggcgatttgctgcagattgtgcagcacggggccgtgtcgggtggacacggcccgtgctgagcctaCCGTAATGGGAGATTGTTGTCAGATTGCTCTATTTTagtgcatggggctatgtttctcgtttcccttgttatccttcaccatccagagtgtgttttatttctgcaaattaaaattaaactaaaagattaaactaaactaaggatagttccgcggaatgcctccgtggtgcgccacgtttataagggtccttggctagacccaaggtgaggttatatgttttccgagcgggatgttttgcatcccatgtttcaccgtcggagagcatcatccaaactcgaatcaataaccttcatgtaattgaccgggtcatcgtcctctattctcttcccaaccccgaacttcacTTCCTCATCACCATATTTTAAagtgagcgttccgtcattcatgtctacaactgcttgtgcggtggctagaaatggtctccctagtatgagggggacttcggtgtcttcttccatatcaaggatgacaaagtcggccgggtagacgaaattatcaactttgactagcagattttcagcgacaccttgcgggaatttgacggatcgatcagcaagctgTATACTCATCTTTGTAGGACTCGTCTTGCctaagccgagtcttttgaacattgatgctggcatgaggttgatgctagcACCAAGGTCGGCTAGCGCATTTCGAATGGGGGAGTCCCCAattgagcaaggaattgtgaagcttccgggatcaatcttcttttggggaagtttattgagcacgagggcggagcattcttcgcctaagttaactaattgcaatgattcagttttccttttatgagtgagaaagtccctcatgaattttgaatatttaggcatttgggttaggacgtcaatgaaaggaatgttgacatgcaattgttttagtagactttcgaattttgtgaattgctcattggtcttctAGCGGATTAACCTACAGGGGTACGGAacccgaggagccttggtaggctctggtgaggGAGGAGAacccttctcttgttggggcggtgttgcGGTCTCCTCAGTAGGCGGCGGGCCTTCCGcaggacccacggtacggttccgtagtgttatgagatgaacttgtgcctttgggtttgtttcggtattacttggtaacgcgccttgtggtctctcggagaaattttgggctagttgatttatttgttttcgatgttttgtatactagcttgttgatttctaaaatttgattctaattgtagaaacatatccgagtttttcttttcagtgtcggagatgaggcaggatatagtatcttcaagcctctctcgtccaccttgttgttgagaaaAAATTTGTGACTCAttccttggttgttgaaagtttattcattgattgaggttttgttggttactactattgtcgggttctctccaaccaaggttagggtggttacgccatccttggttgtaggtgcccgttgggggacccgacggcctaggtctattatcaatgtagtttaccgactctgtttgatcatctgtttctttcatacaactccaattttcatgtggcccaccacacccttcacaagccataaccgagactgttttgtCATTTCTagctttttaatttttgaagaaagggcctcgatttaggcttgtaaagaagtgctttcatcaaccttataggcgcccggggcaatagatttattgcctcggggagtgtgccattgaaaattggtttgagaaatttcctcaatctgattatatatttcttgcgggcggcgattacctaaaagtcccccggagctagagtcaagtatttgtctagtatgtggcaacaacccattaaagaaagtggatacttgttgccacactGCAAGACCGTGATGACGACACtttcgtaatagctccttgaatctttcccaagtttcatataaggattccccctcGTCTtgcgagtatgtattaatttcagtcattaatttagccgttttagcgggagggaaatacttatatagaaatttttgggctagttcatcctaggtgtttaccgaaccaactgggagggtgttaagccaagcttttgctcggtcttttagtgaaaatggaaacattcgaaggcgaatggcgtcatttgatgctccattgatccgaaaggttatcacatatttctaagaaattagtaatatgtagatggggatcctcgtccgcaagcccatgaaaggtttcagagttttgaagcatctgtatcaaatgtggctgaagttcgaagttattggcttcgacattcggtgcattgatagtggcgccaaggttacctacggtgggtcgtaggtaatccatgagggtacgctggtccgccattggaagtgggtcccccgaaaccttctcttggtttttagcttttagtctttttctgagaaagcgttcgggttcttctaggggttcttttatgtctttattagaactggagctcatacactacgtagaggtggcgtctggttccaagtcctgtcacaaaaacaaaaaaagaatgctggtcagaaagttcaccacggccccgttctcagtgaacacggcccgtggtcagaGTTACAGTGATtattttccggatccctgttactggaaagttggacacggccccgtgttgcaccgacacggccccgtgctcagccttctgtaacttggaaaataaaaactgccagtaccAATGCTGGGCAcagcccgtgtccgaccaggcacggcccatgctgagctctacagaagctgaaaaattaagaggggatcctaaaaattaaaaagaaaataaaaaaaatgattagacCGTTGATTCCTAagtttcttaaaatccttgtgtccccggcaacggcgccaaaaacttgatgtgtgcaaggtgttatatattttagatgtatattttaagccctttttacacttttagccaagttttaaatttataaaacacgatatttactaacactaaacacacatatgggcaagtgcacccatcgtggacgtagtatagtgttggtaagataccgaggtcgtccaaggacacaagagcttttagtaccggtttatcctcaacgtctcatcaaaccaaaatgttagaaaaagatttttaaactaagaaaataaaactaactaaaatgctgaaaataaaaataaaaatagatagacaagatgaatcacttggatccgactcatgtgttAGTGtaacttttgattattttcgcacttttgcacttgtttaagagattatcttagttatagtagtaggcccctcttttgaaggcgacgttaccctcaacccagtagtttgagtcagcaaggatacaatcctaaagggtcggattattgaaagataattaattaagttattaatgcataatgtggtaggcccctcttttgaaggcgacgttaccctcagctaagtagtctaagtcagagggatacagtcctaaatagctgggttaaagttttaatagtagttaacttatgaggggatcaaagagtttggacccccgccatccaatacctttgggtattgaaggaggtcctactaaatttgacccaggtcccttgcaggatctctaaacgctgaacaacggcaagactcttaccaaaccgttcccttaacccccgaccaggtagccaacatacctccatatagaccgtggagatatgaatggtgaaaatcttttattttatatagacagtaaaataatgccaagacaccacggacaaacgataaggaagaatcaccttcaatataaaaaactagtaattaaagtcattaatacaaaaccaattaaaaagtgcaaaagattaaaaataaaaagtattacactaaacacttgtcttcaccaagtgatgtaagagacttaggcaaacatggcctttgattgtcaagaactcttacgatcaatcttggatcccgagacgactcacacactatatgatggacaatggatgatggtggtggatgatggtgttatggcgatggtgggtggtgggtgaagtgtgagagaggtggtgtgccaagggatgaattgaaatgtctccaagcactcctatttataggctgaacagaagctcgggcatggccccgtgtccatccttgtctctctcctcattaattgttattcgcaattacaataaatgcgcctgcaggagtctgaccacgcccccgtgtccgctgggcgcggccccgtggtgggcaatagaagcttctaaaggtttgtcttttctgctgcttcttgggcacggccccgtgctcgctgagcacggggcgtgttcagtcttctgtgtccttggttttgcttgggaagatgctgttgaggggtcgggcattccacttttgttccttttcttgtatttatgttagattttgctgtctttttgcttcttttgttaatttgagctcatttaatcctgaaaatacaaaaggaagacaaaaacacagtttttccaacattagtactaaaaagggttagttttatgccatatttgatataatttatatgttgcattttgcgcatatcaaaaACCCATGCTATTAGCCGACTTTCCCCTATTTGGCAACCATCATCATTCACACAAATCCCTAGAAACATTCCCCTCACCTCTCTACCACCTCATCCACTTTCTCTCACTAAAAACTCTAAATCTCACTAAACCCCCCACACTCTTCTTGGAGAAACCGGCTGGAAAACGTAGGCTTTGAAGCTCGGCTCATCAACTATTCTTGCACACTCTTTCACCACACAATCTCCGGTTAGTTGGTTACATTTTGGCTGTTAAATGAATGAGTTGCATTATAGGTGTTTTGCTTGTTGTGAATGTTTAAATGATTGATGGCATACAACTGTTTCGATAATAATAATGTATATTATAGCAAATCATGTTTGAATGAtatggattttgagggtgtgacagattatgCGAAACATTAAGAAGTGGGCACCGGTTCCAAACGAGGTTGTAAGCGCTAAACGGACGAAAACCTCGGAGACTGGAAGTTATAGTGTGGGGGCTCGGACGCACGATGCCAGATAAGAAAAAAAGACGAGCCGGAATTTGACGACGAAGAGAACTTAGTTCGATAGGAGGTAAGTCCCCCTGGAAGGGACAAAGCCAAAAGGGCAGCGACtacaaaaaaggaaaaaaaaaaaaataataagccTCATCAGGGGCAGTTCGAGAATGGACGACTTGATGGCCTAGTTCAAAGCATACACCGAGGTCACAGCCCAAAAGGTACAAGCGAAGCAACATGAAGTAGACGAACGGGTTTGGTTGAAGCAAGAGGCGGTAGAACTACAGGAATGGAAGataatgacaaccgatatcaacaTGTATCCGGAAGAAAACCGTCACGTTTtgtgtaaaatgaaagaaaaaatcgCCAAAAAATGGAATTCttataaaatttttatttttcgCAATCTAGTATTTTTTTAagttaagggtttttttttttattttaagttatgtaatgtttttttaagtGAGGTAATATTTTCTTTTAATATGTCATGATtttacccatggcattatagcctagtggtatcttggtggtgggataaggcttatgaccattaggtcatgggttcgattcccacaaagggggtttttcccagatttattgggtttcctcctgaattggtgtataggcattattgcctagtggagatggatatgatcgggtgattctgctggtggcacgatgatactccagtagtccgtcagtgatccaaatttgccgttcaaaaaaaaaaaatgtcatgATTTTATTTTATAAGTTATTTAATGTTTAAAAAATATGTTGAATCACACCTTTGGTCCATTCTTAAATGAGTATTCTTCTTAGGTATTGACGTGGCAAATAACGTGAAGTGCCATCCTCGGGCTCCTGTGGACCTCATAGTCTAAAATACTAAAGCAAACCATGGCCATGTGTAAGTTATAGGTGTTATATTAAAGCGAAGCAACAAGAAGGGTAAAGTTGTAAAATAGTGACTGAAGACCTGAAAATATCAAAGCGAACGCTCTTCGAGGCTAAAAATGCGAGTGAAGACAGCGAACACCCAACTGGGTTCATTTCTCTCCTTTTCTATATAAAGTTACAAACATATACAACTTCACCTCTCACCAACAACtcccttttctctctctctctctatatatatatacacatacactcATTTCTCGCCGGCCGTTAGTTCGTTCCGGCGATGGCAACAACGCGTACGCCATCCATTAACAGAACCGCCAGCGACGGTGGCACAATCATACTAAACAAGTACCAGCTCACTCGCCTGTTAGGTCGCGGTAGTTTCGCCAAAGTCTACCATGGCCGTTCGCTCATCGACGACTCATCCGTGGCCGTAAAAGTAATCGAGAAACCGTCAATAGCAGATCCGACGATGGAGCCACGCCTCGTTCGTGAGGTCGCAGCGATGCGGCGGTTAAATCATCCAAACATACTCAAACTACACGAAGTTTTGGCAACAAAAACGAAGATCTATCTCGTTATGGAGCTCGCCGCCGGTGGTGAGCTTTTCACGCAGCTCGCCCGCCGTGGACGGATGAAGGAATCCACCGCACGACGGTTTTTTCAACAGATCGTGTCGACGTTACATTTCTGTCATGAAAACGGCGTCGCACACCGAGATCTGAAGCCGCAAAACCTTTTGTTAGATGAAAACGGTAATTTGAAGATCTCAGATTTCGGTTTATCAGCGTTACCGGAGAGTCATAAGGACGGTTTACTCCACACTGCGTGTGGAACTCCGGCGTATACCGCACCGGAAATTGTTCGCCGGAAAGGATACGACGGAGCAAAGGCGGACGCGTATTCATGTGGAATTATACTTTTCATGTTTCTAGCAGGTTATCTTCCGTTTGACGATAGTAATCTAGCGAATATGTACCGGAAAATTCATCAACGAGAGTTGACGTTTCCCGATTGGATACCTAAACAACCGAGAATCATCATTCAGAAGCTTCTAGATCCGAATCCTAACACGAGAATGAGCATCGAGACGTTGATGAACCTTCCGTGGTTCAAAAAATCACTCAAACAACCAGATCCTACAGTAGAAGAAGAACAACAGCATCAGACGGAAGCAGTTGAAAACGATTTGGAATCGATTAAGCGGAAAACGAGTATGAACGCGTTTGATTTGATATCAATGTCTTCAGGACTGGACCTGTCAGGTATTTTTGAGGAGAAGATTGTTAAGAAGGAGAGGCGGTTTACGACGAGAGCGACGGTGGCGGAGATTGAAAAGCGGGTGGTGGAGGTGGGGGATAGGTTAGGGTTCCGGTCAAAGAGGATGAAGGATAAGGAGAATTGGAATAGGGAGGTGGTAGGGTTGGTGAAGGGGAGAGTGGTGGTGTTGGCCAAGGTGTTGGAGGTGGCGGTGGAGTTGTTGCTGGTGGAGATGACGGTGGTGGGCGGTGGCGATGGGTTGAATGACGTGGATTGGGAGGAGATGAAACTTGGGTTTCAAGATGTTGTAGTGTCATGGCATTGCTGATTACTCATTGATTGTTACTGAAAGTTGTAAATATTTtcagttttattattattattattatttgttttcttttttggTTTAATTTATACACAAATTGAAATTGAAACTCTAAAATATATAGTTAGTAGCATATGTGTTATTTTGTAAACGGAAAGAaggaaaaaaaattattttaaataatGGAGTGAGAAACTAATTTCGTCTTTGGTGTCTGTGATCAAATTATTTTAAAAGTCCATTACGGCTTGAGAATGTGTGTCTGGTTAGGTTAGTGAAAATTCAACGAAATTGCAATCAGTTGGGAAAGTTTTAATGAGAGACTCTATTTGGTTGGTTGGACGTGGTAGTTAGAATAATAAAATATCTTACCGTATTTCatcaacaataataataaaaaataaaaagaattagcatttcttttttatttttctaatagTAGCGTTTTTAGGACTTGAAAACAAAATCTTCAAACCTAGGTGTTTTTAAAGGTTTTGCCTTTCGCCGATGGCCGGCCACCAACCAACCCCACTGGTCAGTTATCTTCATCATCAAAAGTTTGGAAATCGAACACAAAAAAGAAGTTGATATGGTTGTCAAGTTTTGATTGATGAGTTCAAAATTTGACATGAAGTCAAAACATACCAAAAATGAACCCAATATACTATTGATTTGAGACGATATTAGAAACCCGCGATTTAAGAAACGTGGACAAAGACAGACCAACTGAAACCAACCAAGACGAACACAAAAATTGGAAACCAATCTATGGTTAGAAAGAGAAAGCAACCCATGATTTGAACAGCGACGGTTTTAATGGATTCAAACATAGTGTTGAGCGAAGATGGTAACCTTATGAAGTAAGCTTCTAAC
The sequence above is drawn from the Helianthus annuus cultivar XRQ/B chromosome 12, HanXRQr2.0-SUNRISE, whole genome shotgun sequence genome and encodes:
- the LOC110894441 gene encoding CBL-interacting serine/threonine-protein kinase 7 is translated as MATTRTPSINRTASDGGTIILNKYQLTRLLGRGSFAKVYHGRSLIDDSSVAVKVIEKPSIADPTMEPRLVREVAAMRRLNHPNILKLHEVLATKTKIYLVMELAAGGELFTQLARRGRMKESTARRFFQQIVSTLHFCHENGVAHRDLKPQNLLLDENGNLKISDFGLSALPESHKDGLLHTACGTPAYTAPEIVRRKGYDGAKADAYSCGIILFMFLAGYLPFDDSNLANMYRKIHQRELTFPDWIPKQPRIIIQKLLDPNPNTRMSIETLMNLPWFKKSLKQPDPTVEEEQQHQTEAVENDLESIKRKTSMNAFDLISMSSGLDLSGIFEEKIVKKERRFTTRATVAEIEKRVVEVGDRLGFRSKRMKDKENWNREVVGLVKGRVVVLAKVLEVAVELLLVEMTVVGGGDGLNDVDWEEMKLGFQDVVVSWHC